The genomic window CATATCGGTCCAGCGACTCACCTGCAGTGGTGGCCTGATGCACAGCAACTTCAGCTGGAGTTCTTTGATCGCCATCTGAAATCTTCGAAAGCCTTAACTAATTCAAGACCCCATGGGCGGATCTGGAATATCACGTCTTGTTCTTGGCAGACATTTGCAAGCCCCACCCAGACCACAACATCAGCCAATGCCAGCTGGAGTCTTGTCAGTGGAGGGATGGCCTGCTTGGACCCCTCAGAAGGCACCCTGCATCAGAACAAGAAAGGTGGCGGCGTGGTTTATGTGGTTCATGACCCTTGGCGACCGGTTCAATCAGTGGGAGGACATCTCAGCCCAAAACCAGGAGTTGCTGAGCGCAGCGCCTTGGACCAGCGCGCCGATGTGGCTACCTTCACAAGCACTGCTTTGCAGGAACCTCTCCAACTCAATGGGATCCCATTACTGCAGCTGACCGTGCAGTCAGATCAACCGGGATTTGACCTTTGCGTTGCCCTCTCCATTGTTAATTGCAACCACAGCGAGGTGAAGCAGCTCTCAACAGGTTTTCTGCGTGTGCAAGGAGAGCAGGCCCTGCGCATGCTGCCGCGCAAGGTGAAACTTCAACCAATACTTGCAGACCTGGAGCGAGGAGAACATCTGCGCCTATCTCTCGCAGGTGCAGCCTGGCCGGCCATTGGTGTCAACCCAGGCCACGATCGTCATCCTTGTGGCCCTCCAGGACCCCATTGCCAAGTGGTGACCATGACACTGCAGCTCAATGGATCCAAGTTGAGGTTTTTGTCATGGAACTCCGGCAAAATAGATTTCGATTTGCCCCAAGAGTTTTGAAGCTGTCTGTTTGCCTGCTGAGCCTATCCCTTGGATTGCCTATGGGCCTGAGTGCACTAACCCTTCCGATTGTGGCAGCGCAGGAGACCATTCAAAAGACCACTTTGAGCCCTGCTGAGGCGACAAAAACAGCGCAAATCCTGCTCAAGGCATTAGTGGTGCAAGACGCCAAAACCATCTATGGCCAACTTTCAGAAGCTCTGCGCAGCACCACCACCACTGAACGGATCCAACAACGTCTGAAAAGGCGCCCTCAAGTCAAGTCAAGTCGCATTGTCGACGTCTCACCAGGCATAGACGACACCACTGTCGACGCCATGGTTGAGACCATCGATGGAGACGTCCCGTTGATCATGGTTCTCGATCAGGAAGGGAAATTGATCGCATGGAAATGGAGTGGTCAAGCATTGCCGATCGAGCAATCGGCCATTGATTTCGTTGACGATTTGGTCTCTGCTCGCTGGATCGGTGCGCGTTCCTTTCTTGAACTGAGCTTTCAACAGGAGTTGAAACCACAAGACTTGCAACGCAAGTGGACAAAACTCAATCGCGTCAGCGGTGGTTTCCAAAAGGTGAAAGATGCAATTGTTGCCAGCCAAGGAGGGGAACAGCAGCTGGTTCTAGTGACCATTGAGTTTGGCGATTTAACAGACAACCTTTTTGTCATTTTCAACAGTCAAGGGGAGATCATCAACGTGGATTTCTCAGCTGATCTGGTCTGATTGATCAGCGTTCGCTGATTCAACTGCTCTCTCTGGTGCTCAGTCTGCCCTTGCGGTCCATGAATCGACCTAAGCTCCCGGCCATTGATGTCTTTGCCCCATGACCACCAGTGTTGCCCTCGACTGGGTGGTTCAAGACGGCCAAAGACTTGCTGAATGTCGCCACGATGATCCTTTCTCGCTGTTGGGTCCTCAATCTCATGAGGGGCAATGGATCGTGCGCATCTGGATGCCGGAGGCAAGCCAAGTAGAGCTGCTTTGTGATGGCAGAACGACTGCCATGACAACGCCCAATCACTCCTGGATCTTCGAAGCAGCTCTCAACCAAAATCCCGGCCGCACATACCAGGTGCGGGTTAAACGCGCAGGAATCGTGCATGAGCAGCACGACCCCTGGGCCTTCCACGATGAATGGATGGGGGAGATGGACCGTCACCTCTTTGCGGAGGGCAACCATCACCACATTTGGCAACGTATGGGCGCCCACCTGATGGAGCGTGAGGGTGTTGAGGGAGTGATGTTCTGCCTCTGGGCACCCCATGCATGCAGTGTGGCTGTTCTCGGAGAATTAAACGGATGGGATGGCCGTCATCATCCGATGCAGCGTCGCCAGGGAGGCCTTTGGGAGCTGTTTATTCCTGGGTTTAAAGAAGGGACCCTTTATAAATACGAAATCCGAACGCAGGAAGGCCATTGCTATCAGAAAGCTGATCCCTATGGTTTCCAGCACGAGGTGCGCCCAGCGACAAGCTCCGTAGTCGCGAGGCTTGATCGCTATCAATGGCAGGACGAGCAATGGATGCGGCAACGGGATAGTCGTAATGCTCTCGATCAACCAATTTCTGTCTATGAAATGCATTTAGGCAGCTGGATTCATGCAGCAACAGATGAACCGTATATCGAGTTGGATGGCACGCCCCGGGCGCCGGTACCCGCTGCGGACATGAAGCCTGGAGCTCGTCTCCTGACCTATCCCGAACTAGCCGACCAGTTAATCCCCTACGTGAAAGATCGGGGATTCACCCACATTGAACTGATGCCAATCTCAGAGCATCCATTTGATGGCTCATGGGGATACCAGGTCACAGGGTGGTATGCACCCACCAGCCGATTTGGAAGTCCGGATGAATTCCGTGCATTTGTTGATCGCTGCCACGCCGAAGGTTTAGGTGTGATCATCGATTGGGTGCCAGGCCATTTCCCTAAGGATGGTCATGGCCTGGCCTTCTTTGATGGAACCCATCTCTACGAACATTCTGATCCACGCATTGGTGAACACAAGGAATGGGGCACGTTGATCTTCAACTACAGCCGCAACGAGGTTCGCAACTTTCTCGTTGCCAATCTTGTGTATTGGTTTGAGCAATTCCATATTGATGGTATTCGTGTTGATGCGGTGGCTTCGATGCTTTATCGCGACTATCTTCGACCTGATGGAGAATGGATTGCCAATGAAGATGGAGGGCGAGAAAATACAGAAGCAGTTCGATTCCTCCAACAGGCCAATCACGTTCTTTTCCAGCACTTCCCTGGAGCGCTTTCAATTGCGGAGGAGTCAACAACTTGGCCCATGGTTACTCAGCCCACTGATATTGGCGGGCTGGGATTCAATCTTAAATGGAATATGGGTTGGATGCATGACATGCTCGATTATTTCGAGTTAGACCCTTGGTTTAGGCAGTTTCACCAGAACAACATCACTTTTTCGATTTGGTATGCCTACACCGAAAACTTCATGCTGGCACTTAGTCATGATGAGGTTGTGCATGGTAAAAGCAATCTTCTCCATAAGATGCCAGGAGATGACTGGCAGAAATTTGCAAATGTTCGTGCATTGCTTGCCTATATGTGGACCCATCCTGGCAAGAAAACTATCTTCATGGGAATGGAATTTGGTCAACGATCGGAATGGAATGTATGGGGCGATCTGCAATGGGAGCTGTTGAAACATGATCCTCATAAGGGTCTGCAGAGATTGGTTGATGACCTCAACACTTTCTATAAAGGCGAGCCTGCTCTATGGAAGGATGACTTTGATCAATATGGATTCCAATGGATTGATTGCAATGATAATCGTCATTCTGTAATCAGCTTTATGCGCCGTGAAAGTAGTGGCGGAACTTGGCTTGTCGTCGTCGCCAACTTCACACCTCAAAGTCATTCAAATTACAGAATTGGCGTGCCTATGAGTGGCTATTATCAGGAAGTTTTCAACACAGATAGCTCTTGTTACGGCGGTAGAAACCTCGGCAATATGGGCGGTAAAAACACTGATGAATTCAATATCCATGGATATGAGCAGTCTCTTGAACTCTGTCTACCAGCGCTGAGCGTGCTGGTCTTCCGTCATGACCCGAAGCGAAGTCTTTGAGTGCAGCCAAAGCCAATGAACATGTGACGAAGCTGCGTTCTCAACATCACTGATGGCCTGAACAACAACGGCCTTCAGGTAGGTTTTCTGACTGATCCTGACCCTTGTAATGAGCGACTCCCAGCCCTTATTGCTCCGCGCTGCGCGTGGTGAGTCGGTCGAGCGGACCCCTGTGTGGATGATGCGCCAGGCGGGTCGCTACATGAAGGTTTACCGGGATCTCCGGGACCGTTACCCCAGTTTTCGAGAGCGTTCTGAAAATCCTGATCTCTCTTACCAGATCTCGATGCAGCCCTTTGAAGCATTCCAGCCTGATGGGGTGATTTTGTTCTCAGACATCCTCACTCCCTTGCCCGGCATGGGCATCGATTTCGACATCGTTGAAAGCAAGGGCCCCCTCATCCAAAAGCCGATTCGCAGCCTCAGCCAAATTGAGGCTCTTCAGCCATTGGAGCCAAACGCAACCATGCCTTTTGTAGGCGAGGTGCTCGGACGCCTGCGCGAGAGTGTTGGTAATAAGGCTGCTGTGCTGGGTTTTGTGGGGGCTCCCTGGACCCTTGCGGCCTATGTGGTTGAGGGCAAAAGCAGCAAGAATTACGCCGTGATCAAGGCGATGGCTTTCCAGCAGCCAGATCTTCTGCATCGTTTGCTAAACCATTTCGCTGAATCGATTGCCACTTATTTGCGTTATCAAATCGATTCCGGCGCCCAGGTCGTGCAGATGTTTGATTCCTGGGCCGGTCAGCTAAGCCCGGCCGACTACGACACCTTTGCAGCGCCTTATCAAAAAAGAGTCGTAGACCTGGTGAAATCCACTCATCCCGACACTCCAATGATTCTCTACATCTCCGGCAGCGCTGGAGTGTTGGAACGAATGGGGCGCACAGGTGTCGACATCATTTCTCTTGACTGGACTGTTGATATGGCCGATGGCTGCGCTCGACTTCCCGAGCACTTAGGTGTGCAAGGCAATGTTGACCCTGGCCTGTTGTTTGGAACACCAGAAGCGATTCGAGAGCGAATTGTCGATGCGGTTCGTAAGGCTCGAGGTCGCCGGCACATCCTCAACCTCGGCCATGGCATCCTGCCTGGAACACCTGAGGACAATGCCAAAGTGTTTTTCGAAACTGGCAAGACTGTTGACAATCTGATCGGATCTGCCGCTTGACTCCTGCCCGGATCCTGATCACAGGAGCCAGCGGCTGTGTTGGGCAGTACACAGCCGCCTGGCTACTTGAAAACTCCGATGCCGAGTTACTGCTCTGGCTCAGAGACCCGGCCAAACTCACGGCCATCTCAGCGCAACACCCACGTGTTCAACTGCTGGTAGGAGATTTACGTGACCCCCATTGTTTTGCTAATCAGCTAGCCACGGTCAGCCGTGTGATTCATACGGCAACGGCCTGGGGGGATCCAGAGCGAGCCCATCAAGTGAATGTTGTGGCTGTTAAAACTCTGCTCGGGCTTCTCAATCCAGAGGTTCTTGAGCAGATCACCTATTTCTCTACGGCAAGCATCCTCAATCGGGATCTTCAGCCATTGCCAGAAGCTCTTGCGTATGGCACTGAATACATTCAAACCAAGGCTCAGTGCCTCCAGGACCTTGAGCACCATCCGTTGGCTGATCGGATCGTGGCTGTTTTCCCTACGCTCGTTTTCGGGGGAAGGGTCGATGGCACGAGCCCATTCCCTACCAGCTATCTCACTGAAGGGTTAGAAGAAGCAAGCCGCTGGCTTTGGTTGGCACGCTGGCTAAGGGCTGATGCCAGCTTTCATTTCATTCATGCAGCTGATATTGCTTGCATATGTGGCCACTTGGCAACGACCCCCAAACTTCCCAATCGAGAGGCTGGGCAGGGAGCTGTTCGGCGTTTGGTTATGGGTCAACCCTCGATCTCTGTGAATCAAGCTATAGCGACTCTTTGTCGCTGGCGTGGGCTCAGGCAGACGCCTGGTTTACCCCTCTGGGGTTGGCTGATTGAGGCTCTGATCAAGGTGCTACCGATCGAAATCAATGCATGGGATCGCTTCAGCATCAAACAAAGGCACTTTGTGCATGATCCAATTACGACACCAGAACGTGTCGGAGGTCACAGCCATGCAGCCACACTTGAAGCCGTGTTGGCAGATTCAGGACTGCCGCAGCGCGGAAAACTTCACAATCAGGGCTAAAGTGCTCCTAGAAATCATGTAAGCTCTCATGGCCTCAATGCTTCGCTCTATCGCAGCAGCAGCTTGCGCTTTGTTTTTGGTGATTGGGCTTGGAGTCTCTTCCGTTCAGGCTGCCACTACTGAAGTGAAACTAGGCAGCGATTCAGGCATGCTTGCTTTCGAACCAAGCTCTATAACGATTCAAGAAGGAGACACGATCAAGTTCGTCAATAATAATCTCGCCCCACATAACGCTGTATTTGAAGGCCACGATGAGTTAAGTCACTCTGATCTAGCCTTTGCTCCGGGTGAATCTTGGGAAGAAACATTCACAACAGCTGGCACTTATGATTTCTACTGTGAGCCCCATCGTGGCGCTGGCATGGTTGGAAAGGTTACTGTTGAATGAGTTGAATTGACTGACCGATAAGTAGGCATTAAAGACTCTAAAAATATCAAGCCTGAGGTAATTATTCTTTTTGCTTCCACATTTTTATTATTGGATGACATAGGTTTGGTTACTCAAGCAAGCCTGCATATGTTTCTAGCTGGTTTGCAGGCATCAAAGCTTGGATATATTATTAAACTAAGAATGTATATGATGCAATGACACGAGAGGGCCTGTCTGATCTTCTCCATGCCGCTGAGCACAGTTTAACGCTACGAGGTCAGTTGAAGAATTGCTCTAATGGTCAGGAGTTAATAGATCTAGCTAAAGATTATGGTTTTCCTGTCAAGCTTTGCGATCTTCAAAATGAGGCTGAGTCACAGCAGATAGAGGATTGGTTTAGAAAAAGTAGAATCTCTCCAATTCGCAAATGATTGGCTTGAATGCAAGTGGCTGCAAATCTTCAAATATTTGGTGTTGAAATGGTTGAAGGTCACGACGCTTATGTTGAATTAAGGTATAAGCATGATTGGTGTCAGTAGTAATACATTTTGCTTAGAGTAAAAGATAGTCTAAATGTTGGGCAGGCTGTTGTATTTGGATCAAGAGAATACTAAAAGTTTAAGCCATGAAGAGATGATCTAATCGTGCATAGATGGTTGATCTATAGGCTTCTTTAAACCAACCAATAAATACCTTAATGCATAGATGAAAGTTGTTGATGACGAATTCAGCAATGAGGTTTGATTTGTCTCTTGGTGGTGCTTACCACACTCTGCCGAAAGAGCCGTACCAATCAGAACGGTTTACCGCTTGGCGCTAATGGTTAGTCGACATACGGTTGAATCAACGTAAAAGACCACATGCAACCTACAGCGGATCAATTTACCGAAAAAG from Prochlorococcus marinus str. MIT 9313 includes these protein-coding regions:
- a CDS encoding CocE/NonD family hydrolase, yielding MCVEGLTSSGSVNWHDAWLTLSDGVKLVARLWIPKGEGPWPALVMRQPYGRALASTVTYIHPGWWASHGYLVVVQDVRGQGDSEGHFNGFLQEASDTSQTHAWVRELPECNGRLGTYGFSYQGLTQLLAEPGTPPPDCLAPAMAGVDERNHWSCEGGAHWWHLGLAWGLQLAALQARRCGNWEAWRELRRSLEDDSYLYEGPALLKRHDPDGMSFRWLHQANQNDHGWVVHKPLDSWLRQPMLLLGGWWDPHLNGLLDLYQRSSQVGGSPELHIGPATHLQWWPDAQQLQLEFFDRHLKSSKALTNSRPHGRIWNITSCSWQTFASPTQTTTSANASWSLVSGGMACLDPSEGTLHQNKKGGGVVYVVHDPWRPVQSVGGHLSPKPGVAERSALDQRADVATFTSTALQEPLQLNGIPLLQLTVQSDQPGFDLCVALSIVNCNHSEVKQLSTGFLRVQGEQALRMLPRKVKLQPILADLERGEHLRLSLAGAAWPAIGVNPGHDRHPCGPPGPHCQVVTMTLQLNGSKLRFLSWNSGKIDFDLPQEF
- a CDS encoding Nif11-like leader peptide family natural product precursor; the encoded protein is MTREGLSDLLHAAEHSLTLRGQLKNCSNGQELIDLAKDYGFPVKLCDLQNEAESQQIEDWFRKSRISPIRK
- the petE gene encoding plastocyanin — translated: MASMLRSIAAAACALFLVIGLGVSSVQAATTEVKLGSDSGMLAFEPSSITIQEGDTIKFVNNNLAPHNAVFEGHDELSHSDLAFAPGESWEETFTTAGTYDFYCEPHRGAGMVGKVTVE
- a CDS encoding DUF3887 domain-containing protein; the encoded protein is MELRQNRFRFAPRVLKLSVCLLSLSLGLPMGLSALTLPIVAAQETIQKTTLSPAEATKTAQILLKALVVQDAKTIYGQLSEALRSTTTTERIQQRLKRRPQVKSSRIVDVSPGIDDTTVDAMVETIDGDVPLIMVLDQEGKLIAWKWSGQALPIEQSAIDFVDDLVSARWIGARSFLELSFQQELKPQDLQRKWTKLNRVSGGFQKVKDAIVASQGGEQQLVLVTIEFGDLTDNLFVIFNSQGEIINVDFSADLV
- the glgB gene encoding 1,4-alpha-glucan branching protein GlgB: MTTSVALDWVVQDGQRLAECRHDDPFSLLGPQSHEGQWIVRIWMPEASQVELLCDGRTTAMTTPNHSWIFEAALNQNPGRTYQVRVKRAGIVHEQHDPWAFHDEWMGEMDRHLFAEGNHHHIWQRMGAHLMEREGVEGVMFCLWAPHACSVAVLGELNGWDGRHHPMQRRQGGLWELFIPGFKEGTLYKYEIRTQEGHCYQKADPYGFQHEVRPATSSVVARLDRYQWQDEQWMRQRDSRNALDQPISVYEMHLGSWIHAATDEPYIELDGTPRAPVPAADMKPGARLLTYPELADQLIPYVKDRGFTHIELMPISEHPFDGSWGYQVTGWYAPTSRFGSPDEFRAFVDRCHAEGLGVIIDWVPGHFPKDGHGLAFFDGTHLYEHSDPRIGEHKEWGTLIFNYSRNEVRNFLVANLVYWFEQFHIDGIRVDAVASMLYRDYLRPDGEWIANEDGGRENTEAVRFLQQANHVLFQHFPGALSIAEESTTWPMVTQPTDIGGLGFNLKWNMGWMHDMLDYFELDPWFRQFHQNNITFSIWYAYTENFMLALSHDEVVHGKSNLLHKMPGDDWQKFANVRALLAYMWTHPGKKTIFMGMEFGQRSEWNVWGDLQWELLKHDPHKGLQRLVDDLNTFYKGEPALWKDDFDQYGFQWIDCNDNRHSVISFMRRESSGGTWLVVVANFTPQSHSNYRIGVPMSGYYQEVFNTDSSCYGGRNLGNMGGKNTDEFNIHGYEQSLELCLPALSVLVFRHDPKRSL
- the hemE gene encoding uroporphyrinogen decarboxylase, translated to MSDSQPLLLRAARGESVERTPVWMMRQAGRYMKVYRDLRDRYPSFRERSENPDLSYQISMQPFEAFQPDGVILFSDILTPLPGMGIDFDIVESKGPLIQKPIRSLSQIEALQPLEPNATMPFVGEVLGRLRESVGNKAAVLGFVGAPWTLAAYVVEGKSSKNYAVIKAMAFQQPDLLHRLLNHFAESIATYLRYQIDSGAQVVQMFDSWAGQLSPADYDTFAAPYQKRVVDLVKSTHPDTPMILYISGSAGVLERMGRTGVDIISLDWTVDMADGCARLPEHLGVQGNVDPGLLFGTPEAIRERIVDAVRKARGRRHILNLGHGILPGTPEDNAKVFFETGKTVDNLIGSAA
- a CDS encoding NAD-dependent epimerase/dehydratase family protein; protein product: MTPARILITGASGCVGQYTAAWLLENSDAELLLWLRDPAKLTAISAQHPRVQLLVGDLRDPHCFANQLATVSRVIHTATAWGDPERAHQVNVVAVKTLLGLLNPEVLEQITYFSTASILNRDLQPLPEALAYGTEYIQTKAQCLQDLEHHPLADRIVAVFPTLVFGGRVDGTSPFPTSYLTEGLEEASRWLWLARWLRADASFHFIHAADIACICGHLATTPKLPNREAGQGAVRRLVMGQPSISVNQAIATLCRWRGLRQTPGLPLWGWLIEALIKVLPIEINAWDRFSIKQRHFVHDPITTPERVGGHSHAATLEAVLADSGLPQRGKLHNQG